In Vibrio fluvialis, the DNA window CAAAGCGCAGCATATTCAGCACAACAGCAAAGTGAGCCTGCATTTCCCTTGGCATCCGCTTGAGCGTCAGGTACACATCACTGGCACGGCAGAAAAGCTGAGTGCGCTGGAGAACATGAAGTACTTCACCTCTCGTCCCAAAGAGAGCCAGATCGCAGCGATTGCCAGCCATCAGAGCAGCCGTATTTCTGCTCGCGGTGTGTTGGAAGGTAAGTATCTGGAACTGAAACAGAAATTCGCGAAAGGTGAAATTCCGGTACCGAGCTTCTGGGGTGGATTCCGTATCAGGCCGTCAAGCATTGAATTTTGGCAGGGCGGTGAACACCGTTTGCATGACCGCTTTATTTACAGCAAAGCGGATGCTGGCTGGGATGTGGATCGCCTGGCGCCTTAATCTGCGAAGATGACACCAAGACACGCCGCTTTATGCGGCGTGTTCGTTTTTCAGCACCACCGACAACTGCGTTTTGAGCAGCGTTTTCGGAATCACCGAACCAAAACCCAAATCCAGCGCCAAATCGAGCAAGTTTTCTTTGCTGTGAGCACCAAACTTATTGCGCAATCGCGCTTCATAACCTTCGACGGTCTTGATTGAAATTCCCATCACGCGCGCAATGTGCTGTGGTTTTTTGCCATACAGCATCAGAAACAGCGTCTCAGATTCACGAGTTGTCAGTTTCGGTAGTTGGGTTGTGTTGTGGCTGTTGGATGTTTTGAAGGGCGATGTCAGGCCCGTCGCCCGGCATACCCAGTGTCCCACTTCTAAAATCGCCGTGTCCGTCAGATCCTGGCCGTAGAAAATGGTGCCCTGAATCCTGCCTTCGGCATCGCGCCATGGGCTTTTGGTAAAAATGTGGGCATGCCAGCGGCCATCGGGATAGGGGTGTATATCGAGGACCTTGAGTGAGCGCCCGGTTTCCATCACATAGCGATCCTGTTCCTGAAAATCCCCGGCACAGGCGACCGTTGGGCTTGGCATTTCGAAATCGGTGCGACCGACACACTCTTCGGCGGAATCGACACCGATCAGCTCACCATACGCATCATTCGCGTAGACAAACACCGAGTTTAAGTCTTTGCAGCCCCAATAACCGGGCAATTGTTTAAACAGTAAGATTTGTTCGGCAGTCAGATGAGTAGACACACATATTTCCTCAAGTACAACGCGACTTATGATATCAAGCAGCAATACGGTTGTAAGCAACGAAATGCAGTGATTTTCGGGGAAAAGGACGAAAAAAAGCCAGCCTGAAGACGGGCTGGCAATAAATACAAGAAACATATCTTGTCGACGTGTAGAAGAGGTTCCATGATTTCAGCGAGGGTCTGCTG includes these proteins:
- the pdxH gene encoding pyridoxamine 5'-phosphate oxidase — its product is MDLSDIRREYIQGGLRRKDLLADPIDQFNLWLQQAIDAKLTDPTAMTVATVDETGQPFQRIVLLKNVDKDGFVFYTNLGSRKAQHIQHNSKVSLHFPWHPLERQVHITGTAEKLSALENMKYFTSRPKESQIAAIASHQSSRISARGVLEGKYLELKQKFAKGEIPVPSFWGGFRIRPSSIEFWQGGEHRLHDRFIYSKADAGWDVDRLAP
- a CDS encoding helix-turn-helix transcriptional regulator; amino-acid sequence: MSTHLTAEQILLFKQLPGYWGCKDLNSVFVYANDAYGELIGVDSAEECVGRTDFEMPSPTVACAGDFQEQDRYVMETGRSLKVLDIHPYPDGRWHAHIFTKSPWRDAEGRIQGTIFYGQDLTDTAILEVGHWVCRATGLTSPFKTSNSHNTTQLPKLTTRESETLFLMLYGKKPQHIARVMGISIKTVEGYEARLRNKFGAHSKENLLDLALDLGFGSVIPKTLLKTQLSVVLKNEHAA